The Fibrobacter sp. genome has a window encoding:
- a CDS encoding class I SAM-dependent methyltransferase: MAKYDFFASKKASVISRILEKTLRRKFEQKFFLNFKRNVISVLEIGVGKGEFAQGVIRRNVEYTGYEPNGKMLESLLEKGINVKQVSVPPFPEEDNRFDGIMMIQVFEHMPTLQAAEEVLKESYRVLRDDGKIMIISPSYLAWKDDFFDLDFTHTFPTTANRLQQMLQDSGFYDVRICYYWGGFFSEVWRIADIFLRLLRSVAGFFLPRSVAYSTRFRKLGMLFAENICVEAYKQAGK; the protein is encoded by the coding sequence ATGGCTAAGTACGATTTTTTTGCGAGTAAAAAAGCAAGTGTTATATCCCGCATTCTGGAAAAAACTCTTCGCAGGAAATTTGAACAAAAGTTTTTCCTCAATTTCAAAAGGAATGTTATATCGGTACTGGAGATTGGTGTTGGTAAAGGAGAATTCGCGCAGGGGGTAATCAGGAGAAATGTAGAGTACACAGGGTATGAGCCCAATGGAAAAATGCTCGAATCTCTGCTTGAAAAGGGTATAAATGTCAAGCAGGTATCGGTTCCGCCTTTCCCTGAGGAGGATAACAGGTTTGACGGGATCATGATGATTCAGGTCTTTGAACACATGCCGACATTGCAGGCTGCTGAGGAGGTCTTGAAAGAAAGTTACCGGGTTCTTCGTGATGACGGTAAGATAATGATTATCTCTCCCAGTTATCTTGCCTGGAAAGATGATTTTTTTGATCTCGATTTTACCCATACATTTCCGACTACTGCTAACCGGCTGCAGCAAATGCTGCAGGATTCCGGCTTTTACGATGTGCGTATCTGCTATTACTGGGGCGGTTTTTTTTCCGAGGTATGGAGGATCGCTGATATTTTCCTGCGACTGTTAAGAAGTGTTGCCGGTTTTTTTCTCCCTCGCAGTGTCGCATACTCAACCAGATTCAGAAAACTGGGGATGCTGTTTGCCGAGAACATCTGTGTAGAGGCATACAAGCAGGCCGGGAAATAA
- a CDS encoding glycosyltransferase, with protein sequence MKGYLDQYRKLGYEITTEKLYFWESKIRYSLKWFYLMRYLADRKKTILLHQHTIPASGPFIIPFLLLSRVLRRKVIVVSHETVQTYAKHLPPFARWIAYFYEYMVVHLSSFYVVHTSFHKQEIESFAPTPKLRVIPHPAVKVEIKERERVNWGFYGMLSAKKGVDLLIDAYQDFTPGSLPHLKIYGAAAPGEEKYYESCRKMVKSEFASYIYFNGMILEEDKAEEFSRLSLMILPYRYISQSGVLSEACMHRVPFLASDLPFFRDFKDKFGCGKLFKADDRDSLKEELMNILKNPLRISDEEFAALQNELSIEHCAGEFQKLIS encoded by the coding sequence ATGAAAGGGTATCTTGATCAGTACAGGAAACTCGGGTATGAAATAACCACCGAAAAACTCTATTTCTGGGAAAGCAAGATCCGTTACAGCCTTAAATGGTTTTACCTGATGCGGTATCTGGCCGACAGAAAGAAAACGATTTTGCTTCACCAGCACACAATTCCGGCATCCGGTCCCTTCATAATACCTTTTTTACTTTTATCAAGAGTGCTGCGGCGTAAAGTGATTGTGGTTTCACACGAAACTGTCCAGACCTACGCCAAACATCTTCCGCCCTTTGCCAGGTGGATCGCTTATTTTTATGAATATATGGTCGTGCACCTGAGTTCTTTTTATGTAGTGCATACGTCTTTTCACAAGCAGGAAATTGAGAGCTTTGCGCCCACACCAAAACTTAGAGTGATTCCACACCCGGCTGTAAAGGTAGAGATAAAAGAAAGGGAGAGAGTCAACTGGGGTTTTTACGGTATGCTGAGCGCAAAAAAAGGTGTAGATCTCCTTATAGATGCTTATCAGGATTTTACTCCCGGATCTCTGCCTCATTTGAAAATTTACGGAGCCGCCGCTCCGGGTGAAGAGAAGTATTATGAGTCATGTAGAAAGATGGTTAAAAGTGAATTCGCCTCTTACATCTATTTTAACGGAATGATACTTGAAGAGGATAAGGCAGAGGAATTTTCGCGTCTGTCGCTGATGATTCTTCCTTACCGGTATATTTCCCAGAGCGGGGTTTTATCTGAAGCGTGCATGCACAGGGTACCTTTTCTGGCATCTGATCTACCATTTTTTCGCGATTTCAAAGACAAATTCGGCTGTGGAAAACTCTTTAAGGCAGATGATAGAGACTCTCTTAAAGAGGAACTGATGAATATTTTAAAAAATCCTCTGCGTATTTCTGATGAAGAGTTCGCGGCATTACAGAATGAACTGTCCATTGAGCACTGTGCCGGTGAATTCCAGAAACTTATCTCATAA
- a CDS encoding YfhO family protein, producing MQEKKEKAGNESKVALKRKFYQTSWFYAILFVFVTAVIFHQFLFSDGMLHSSDQMSGFDAKVFLQNSLKEHKQFPMWFSSRLSGMPTIDAMFGDPFYLPSMIVGFLFPIHRAISIKMILHVLLAGLFFYLLLRRGFKFSRPLAFAGGLLYMLNPQFLSHIYPGHDGKMYVIAWLPFIIWRMKSLVEFPSLFNASLLSFGLGMSLLTSHVQMNYFMMWGLFLFWLFAAVLCLIPSQRNVKKAVMLTIYFWGSVAFSLLLAIAPFLPSYLYVREAFSVRGVDRGFEFAASWALGWAEVLSLWVPELVNTLDYYWGQNPFKLNSEYAGGITLLLAVLAIVIKPGKWRIFWGAVAVLSCLFALGANTPVFHIAYALIPGVKKFRAASMIMYWFSFGTVLLAALFLRDLIAGKLSNLTEEKQKRWTKGLFFASGVFVLITLLFSSKGFVSGLFQNQLDSNKQRIFELNFTRNFVPFLWLWLFFAVSTLLMLVAVLKNKLKPAAAAVIIVLFGLIDIYRVDVKFIRMVDVKPYFRSEPALEKLGTEMKTAPFRVFSLPGAMMSQQNGEGIFGLEGVSGFHDNELRWYREFRGDQQDRNFFSGIIGFNQDGQAFLRADRLTEGNPFLDIANVKYLLVRSQGQLMPFENRNALGRVSFAPGYTVMDSSAIIDALMAGTYDYRKNVALMEEPEVKPAVDSADQSLFSAKWEKYSPNHRVVKINAPSQGFLRISEIFYPGWEVRVDGKKVKVYRADLAWMAVNVDKGEHVVEMYAHSIYLGKVLWVSVAVAIVLCLYWLLYFIVLKKEKRTLLSGSKDCQDTVAVKQNSGEVSR from the coding sequence ATGCAGGAAAAAAAAGAAAAAGCAGGCAATGAGTCCAAAGTCGCTTTGAAAAGAAAGTTCTACCAGACATCATGGTTCTATGCAATTCTTTTCGTTTTTGTTACCGCCGTTATTTTCCATCAGTTTCTGTTCAGTGACGGGATGCTGCACAGTTCTGATCAGATGAGTGGCTTTGATGCGAAGGTTTTTCTGCAGAATTCCCTCAAAGAGCATAAGCAGTTTCCGATGTGGTTCAGTTCGAGATTATCGGGTATGCCTACAATCGATGCCATGTTTGGAGATCCTTTCTATCTTCCATCGATGATAGTGGGTTTTCTTTTCCCCATTCATCGTGCTATCAGCATTAAAATGATTTTGCATGTGCTTCTTGCGGGGCTGTTTTTTTACCTCCTCCTCAGAAGAGGATTCAAGTTTTCCCGTCCGCTTGCTTTTGCCGGCGGGTTGTTGTACATGCTCAATCCCCAGTTTTTGTCTCATATTTATCCTGGTCACGATGGTAAAATGTATGTGATTGCCTGGCTCCCCTTTATTATCTGGCGGATGAAATCTCTGGTTGAATTTCCCTCTCTGTTTAATGCATCACTGCTCTCCTTTGGTCTGGGGATGTCGCTTCTTACCTCACATGTCCAGATGAACTATTTCATGATGTGGGGTTTGTTTCTTTTCTGGTTGTTTGCAGCAGTGCTCTGTCTGATTCCCTCTCAGAGGAATGTAAAAAAAGCGGTGATGCTGACAATCTATTTCTGGGGCTCTGTAGCATTCTCCCTTCTTCTGGCCATTGCCCCGTTTCTGCCATCTTACCTTTATGTCAGGGAGGCTTTTTCGGTCAGAGGAGTGGACAGGGGATTTGAGTTCGCCGCATCATGGGCGCTTGGATGGGCGGAGGTTCTTTCGTTGTGGGTTCCTGAGCTGGTTAATACGCTTGACTACTACTGGGGACAGAATCCTTTTAAGCTTAACTCAGAGTATGCCGGAGGAATCACTTTGCTTCTTGCTGTGCTGGCTATAGTGATAAAACCGGGTAAATGGAGAATATTCTGGGGGGCTGTAGCGGTTCTTTCCTGTCTATTTGCTCTGGGAGCGAATACCCCGGTTTTCCATATCGCCTATGCACTGATTCCCGGAGTCAAGAAGTTCAGGGCTGCCAGCATGATAATGTACTGGTTCTCATTCGGTACCGTGCTTTTAGCGGCTCTCTTTCTCAGGGATCTCATTGCCGGCAAACTGTCTAATTTGACTGAAGAAAAACAGAAGCGCTGGACAAAGGGACTTTTTTTCGCCAGTGGTGTGTTCGTGCTGATAACCCTTCTGTTTTCAAGCAAGGGCTTTGTGTCCGGGCTTTTTCAGAATCAGCTCGACAGCAATAAACAGAGAATATTTGAACTGAACTTTACCAGAAATTTCGTGCCGTTTCTGTGGCTGTGGCTCTTCTTTGCGGTCTCTACGCTGCTTATGCTGGTTGCTGTCTTAAAGAATAAACTCAAGCCGGCTGCTGCTGCGGTTATTATCGTCTTGTTCGGATTGATAGACATTTACAGAGTAGACGTGAAGTTTATCAGGATGGTGGATGTAAAGCCTTATTTCCGGAGTGAACCTGCTCTGGAGAAACTTGGCACAGAGATGAAGACAGCTCCTTTCCGGGTTTTCTCTCTTCCGGGTGCTATGATGAGCCAGCAGAATGGAGAGGGAATTTTCGGTCTTGAGGGTGTAAGCGGTTTCCATGATAACGAACTCAGATGGTACCGTGAATTCAGGGGTGATCAGCAGGATCGTAACTTTTTTTCCGGTATTATCGGATTCAATCAGGATGGTCAGGCATTTCTTCGGGCAGACAGACTCACAGAGGGAAACCCTTTTCTGGATATCGCCAATGTAAAATACCTGTTAGTGCGTTCGCAGGGACAGTTGATGCCGTTTGAGAACAGAAATGCCCTGGGCAGGGTTTCTTTTGCACCCGGATATACGGTTATGGATTCTTCGGCTATTATAGATGCCCTGATGGCTGGAACGTATGATTACCGGAAGAATGTTGCTCTTATGGAAGAGCCGGAGGTAAAGCCTGCAGTCGACTCTGCAGACCAGAGCCTCTTTTCGGCGAAATGGGAAAAGTATTCTCCTAATCACCGGGTTGTAAAAATCAATGCTCCATCGCAAGGATTCCTCAGGATATCCGAAATCTTTTATCCAGGCTGGGAGGTCAGGGTTGATGGAAAGAAGGTGAAGGTCTATCGGGCTGATCTGGCCTGGATGGCCGTTAATGTAGATAAGGGTGAGCATGTGGTGGAGATGTACGCTCATTCAATTTACCTTGGTAAGGTATTGTGGGTTTCTGTTGCTGTTGCAATAGTGCTCTGCCTTTACTGGTTGCTGTACTTCATTGTATTGAAAAAGGAAAAAAGAACTTTGCTGTCCGGAAGTAAAGACTGTCAGGATACGGTGGCCGTGAAACAAAACAGTGGAGAGGTGAGCCGGTAA
- a CDS encoding class I SAM-dependent methyltransferase, whose product MIRFLYRAIQKRIFYPFIYGKRDDYNAKKYWHDRFLKYGDSILGPGNDAMTESRNLEMYSKAKTVFLETCRKENINFQKSRFCEIGLGTGFYTEILKEQNVQNYKGYDISDVVIPRMSKIFPDFSFHLKDISSEPLEDIFDVILLIDVIQHIVNDQKCRFAMENIRDSLAPGGVFLVGPLAPRNVKRLFYVRAWTIEDLKKIFTEDKFRVSEPIKFRNGTLYSIRKLDSDS is encoded by the coding sequence ATGATACGTTTTTTATATCGGGCTATTCAGAAACGAATCTTTTATCCTTTCATCTACGGAAAAAGAGATGATTACAACGCAAAGAAGTACTGGCACGACCGTTTTCTGAAATACGGAGACTCTATCCTGGGTCCTGGTAACGATGCAATGACAGAATCCAGAAATCTTGAGATGTACTCTAAAGCAAAAACAGTTTTTCTTGAGACCTGCCGGAAAGAGAATATCAATTTCCAGAAAAGCCGCTTTTGTGAAATCGGTCTGGGAACCGGCTTCTATACAGAAATTCTAAAAGAACAGAATGTGCAAAATTATAAAGGATACGATATTTCCGATGTAGTTATTCCCAGGATGAGTAAAATTTTTCCTGATTTCTCATTTCACCTCAAAGATATCAGTTCTGAGCCGCTGGAAGACATTTTTGATGTTATTCTTCTGATCGATGTGATCCAGCACATAGTAAATGACCAGAAATGCAGATTCGCGATGGAAAATATCCGCGATTCCCTCGCCCCCGGAGGTGTTTTTCTGGTTGGACCTCTTGCTCCCAGAAATGTAAAACGGCTCTTTTATGTAAGGGCCTGGACAATAGAGGATCTGAAAAAGATATTCACCGAGGATAAATTCAGGGTCTCAGAACCGATCAAGTTCCGTAACGGGACTCTTTATTCGATAAGGAAGCTCGATAGTGATTCCTGA
- a CDS encoding HAD family hydrolase, producing MRKALFLDRDGVINEDRSYPYLPEQIVFMDGIFDLCRKALDKGYIIIVITNQAGVARGFFTEENVKRLHEWMSGRFREQGVEISAFYYCPYHPKAVLEEYRVDSDCRKPAPGMVLQAIKDFSIDISRSLVVGDKPSDRINLDGLRSVIIKSRYTGEDYDVESLSDVEQFL from the coding sequence GTGAGGAAAGCGTTATTCTTAGATCGTGATGGTGTAATAAACGAGGACCGGTCATATCCCTATTTACCGGAGCAGATCGTCTTTATGGATGGCATATTTGATCTGTGCAGAAAAGCTCTGGATAAGGGATATATTATCATAGTTATCACGAATCAGGCTGGTGTGGCCAGGGGCTTTTTTACGGAAGAAAATGTGAAAAGGCTTCATGAATGGATGTCTGGTAGGTTCAGGGAGCAGGGAGTTGAGATTTCTGCATTTTACTATTGTCCCTATCATCCCAAGGCTGTGCTGGAGGAGTACCGTGTCGATTCAGACTGCCGCAAACCTGCTCCGGGTATGGTACTTCAGGCGATCAAGGATTTCTCCATCGATATTTCCCGTTCTCTTGTAGTTGGCGATAAGCCTTCTGATCGGATAAACCTGGATGGACTGAGGAGTGTAATTATAAAAAGCAGATACACCGGAGAGGATTATGATGTTGAGAGTCTCTCCGATGTTGAGCAGTTTCTTTAG